TGATCCCATCCAAGATGCTTCGTCGACGCCGCCATACAGTACACCAGCGGCTTGACCGTCGAGCCCGGCGGATACACCGCACCGATCGCCTTATTGACCAGCGGGCGATCCGGATCCTTCGTCAGATCGGGATACGGCTCGCCCTCAACACGGGCCGGAGGCAGCGGCGTGCTGACCATCGCCAGCACGTGTCCGCTGTCGACTTCGAGCACGCAGACGGAGCCGAACAGCGGCGTGCCGATGGGCGTGTCCTTATTGCCGTGCCACGCCTGCACCTGCATGAGCCCGAAGTCCGGGTCCATCAGGGCGCGGATGCGCGCCTGCAGCGCCATGTCGATCGTCAAATGCACATCATGTCCGGGCACAGGCGGCGTACGCGTGACTTGGTCCGTGTCCTTGCGGTGCAGGAGCTGACCGCGCTCGCCGCGCAGGCGCGCTTCCTCCGCCGCTTCGACGCCGCCGAGTCCGACGCGATCACCCGGCAAATATCCGCCGAGGTCCGGCGACTCACCCGGCCGATAGAACGGACGCACCTGTTCATCCTCCGCCCACGCATCACGCATCGAACCGAGCACATGCGCCCCGATGTTGTGCACGACGGTGGTGAAATTGTCGTCCGAACGGATCGGCGTCGGCAGTGACGCGCGGCTGATCGTCACATCGACCTCGCGCAGCGGGTACACCCGGGCCTTGGACTCGACGACGTGCAGCCCCGGCAGGTCGTCCTTACGGAGCTTGCGGAACTCGAACGCCACATCGTCCGACACCGAAGGCAACAGCGTGTGCGAGTCGTCTTCCTCCGCCACTTTCACCGCCACCTTGTCGAGTTCGACCGGCCCGCCGGTTTCCTCGGCGCGCCGCTGGGCCTTGCGGTCCCACACGTCGGCCCGGATGGTCTGTACGCGCTTGGTCACCACTTCCTTGCGCCGCTCCAGCTCCGCCCGGTCGATCCCACCGAGCCGGCACATCGTCGTCCACAAATCCTCGAGCCGGGCGTCGAAGGGCGTGCGATACTGATCGATCAGCGATTCGCGGTCGTCGAAGCTCATCTTGGCCCAGGTCGACTTGTAATCGCGATAGGCGATCTTGCGCGCCTGCCGGTACGCCCATTCGCCGGTGATCACGTCGTAGTCGACTTCGATGTCATAGCACGGACGATCCTCCGCCAGCACGCGCCCCTTGGCGTCGTAAATCGCCCCGCGCACCGTCGGCACGAGCGTGCGCGACGACAAGACCTTCTCCGCCTCTTCGCGATGAGCCGGACCCTGTAGAATCGTCAGTCGATAGATCTGCCCCGCCAGCACGCTCGTCGCCAGCGCGAACACGAACATCAGCAGCAGAAGCCGCCGATGAAACATGCTCGGAATTTCACGTTCGAGTCGCTTCACTGTCCTCAGTTTATCGGCATTCGAGCGTGGTTTCGCTACGATTGGCGCTGCATCATCAGATTGGAAAGGAAAGATCGACCACCCAGACGCCGAGGACACAGAGATAAGACAAAGGAACCGATCTGCCGGATGCCTTGACCTCGGTGTTCACGGTGTCTCGGTGGTTCAATGCTTGTGAATTGAAGTGCGAAACATCGCCGTCAGCCTACCGCTTGTCTTTTTCGATGGCGGCGTAGGCGTTGTGGTTGTGGATCGACTCGAAGTTCTCGCTGTTGATCGAGTACCAGATGATCCGCTCGTCCGCGTCCAGCGCCCCGGCCAGGTCGCGCACGATGTCTTCGACGAACTTGGGGTTGTCGAACGCCGCCTCGGTGACGTACTTCTCGTCCGGCCGCTTGAGTACGGAATACACCTGCGTGCTGGCGGCGTTCTCGCAAATGCTCACCAGTTCCTCAATCCACATCATGCCCTTGAAGCGCACCTTCGCTTCCAGCACGCAGCGCTGATTGTGTGCGCCGTACGCGCTGATCGTCTTGGAGCAGGGACACAGACTCGTGGCGGGGGCTTTGACGCCCATGACAAAATCGTCCGCCCCGTTGCTCGTCGCCTCGAAGGTGACCTGATAGTCCATGAGCCCCGGCGAGCCGGTCACGGGGGCTTTCTTATTGATGAAATACGTGAACGCCAGTTCCAGATGCGCCTCGGCAGCGTTGAGGCGTTCCTTGATGTCGTGACAGATCGCCATGATGTCCGTCGGATCGATCTCCTGAGCGTGCTCATTGAGCACTTCCAGGAAGCGCGACATGTGCGTGCCCTTCTGATGATGCGGCAAAGACACGTACATGTTGACCTTGGCGACCGTGTGCTGCTCGGACCCGCAGGGCATGCGGAGCCGAATCGGATACGTGACGTCCTTGACGCCGACCTTGTCGATGGCGATGCGTCGGGTGTCGAGCGACGCCTGCACATCCGACAGGGGCGTGCCAGCAGCGTGATCTGCGGTCCGTGAACTCATCAAAAGCTCCATTGCCTGCGGTCTTTGCGATGCGGAACGCCATCGTAGGGTTACAGAGCGGGCAAGGCAACGAAATGGTGATGTGGTGAAGTAGTGATATGGTGATTTCAGGGAGAAAACGCACCCATCCGCCTTCAAATCACCACATCACCCCTTGTTACGCCGCGGCGGCGTCGGCTTCGTCCATGGCGGCCTGTTCCTCGGCGTGAGTGCGGATGAGCACCTGCGACCAGCCGATGCCGATCGCCGCCCCCGCCACCCCCGCCGAGGCGTAGAACGACGGCAGGGCTTTGGCGGCGTTGACGAAGTCGCCGCTGAAATAAGCCGAGAGCATCTGCGTCGACGATCCACCGCTCACCGCCGCCCAGATGTACCACACGAACGCCGCGATCATCGGGCTGATGAGGATGCCCGACACACGCGCTGTCGGAAACATCTGATGCGCCCCGACTCCCGCGAAGATCCATGCGAACCCGATGCCCCAGATGCACTGCCACACCGCCGTCGTCGGCACCAGCACCCAGCACAGCACCCCGCCGATGACGGCCGCACTGATCGTCGCCAACAGCCACTGGGCCGTTTCCTTGCTCAGTTTCGTCCGCTCGCTGACCTGCTCCACGACCGTCCAGAGGCCCAGTTCCGACGACCCACCGTCTTGGGCCGCCGGGTCGTGCATCGTCGCCGCCGATCGCTCGACGTCCGCCGCCTTGCCGGGCGTGGACTTCATCCATGCGGGCAACATCGGCCCGACCGCCCCTGCGATGGACTGACAGATCCAAACCCCGGCGAACATCAATACCGCCCAGACAATCGACTCGCCCGCCAGCGACCAGTACGCCGCCGACGATTCGACGTTGCGGAGCCATTCGTCGATGCTCCCCGCATGCGCCGCCGGCAGAACCAGCGCCGCCCCGATGACAAAAGGACCGGCCAGCGGACTGCCCGTCGCCCCGGCCAGACCGGCGAGGATCACCACGCACAGGCCCATCATCGCCATCGTCGCCACGGCCGTCGTCGGAGAAGCCGCGTAAAGCAGCGTCAGCCCCGCCGACCCGTCCGCCGCCTGCGCCGCCGGTTGGGCCCCGGCGTAGATCAGCGTCCCGGCCACCAGTGCGACGGCGATCGCAACCCGCTGTTGTATCTGTGGAAACATATCCGGATTGATAGCATGCTCGCCGCGCCCTGTCCACCGACTCGACATTCGCATTTGAGGCGATATACTTCCCTCTCCCCACTCGCCCGGGTGGCGGAATTGGCAGACGCGCAGCGTTGAGGTCGCTGTGGGAGTTAAATCCCGTGCTGGTTCGACTCCAGTCCCGGGCACTCGCCGCTTGCGGCTTAGCACTCTTCCCCAAGAGCACTAAGCCGCAAGCGGCTTTTTTATTCCGCCCCCCCCCGCTCCCAACTCCGAACTTCTCAAAGCCGTCGAATGTGATAGCCCCCGTCCACATTGATCGTCTCTCCCGTCGAGTACGCCAGCGAACCTTCCCCGAGCATCGCCACCGCCTTGCCCACGTCCGCCGCCTCACCCCAGCGCGCGATCGGCAGCATCGCCTCTTCGTGAATCAGCTTCTCGTATTTGTCCTTCACCCCCGCCGTCATATCCGACGCGATGATGCCCGGTCGAATCTCGTACACCCGCACGCCATACTCGGCGAGCCGCGCCGCCCAGATCTGCGTCATCATGTTCATCGCCATCTTCGCCATGCAGTAGTCCGACCGGTTGACGCTGACGGCGTATGCGCTGAGCGACGAAATATTGACGATGTAACGAAGATGATGCCCCGCCTTGTCTTTCGCCGCCTCGATCATGTGCCGCGCCACAAGCTGCGTCAGAAAGAACGGCCCCTTGAGATTCACCGCCATCAGATGGTCGTACCCTTCCTCCGTCGCATCGAGCAGATCAAGCGAACGATTCGGGCTGGTGATCCCCGCGTTGTTGACGAGCATGTCGATCGATCCGAACGCCGCCAGCGACGCCTCGACGAGTTTCGCCCGGTCGTCGGCGAGCGAGACGTCGGCCCCGATCGCCGCCGCCTGTCCGCCCGCCGCTTCGATTTCCTTCACGACATGCTCCGCCCCCTCGGCGCTGCGGCTGTAGTTGACGACGACCGACCAACCCTTCTTCGCCAACTCCAGCGCGATCCCGCGCCCGATGCCGCGCCCCGCCCCGGTGACGATCGCTGAACGTGGTGACATGATCCGGTGGCTCCCTGAAAATCCGTGCCTCTTGATGATCGCATGTTATACTCCAACCCGAGGCCCATCGCCCGCAATAGTCGCCCCGCCGCGTCCGTTGTGACTCACATCCTCGAACGCCCCGCCATTCGGAGATTTCGCCTCATGCGACGCATCAAGCAACTCGCCGCCGCCTTCGTGTTCATCTTCGCCGCCCGTTTGCCGGCCGCGCCGCCGAATCTGATCGTCATCAATGTGGACGATATGGGTTACGCCGACATCGAGCCGTTCGGATCGAAGATCAATCGGACGCCAAACCTCAATCGCATGGCCGAAGAAGGCCGCAAGCTCACGTGTTACTACGCCGCCCCGGTGTGTTCGCCGTCGCGCGCATCGCTGATGACCGGCTGTTACTACAAGCGGGTGCTGCCGATTCCGCATGTGCTTTTCCCCGGCAACGACGTCG
Above is a window of Planctomycetota bacterium DNA encoding:
- a CDS encoding 3-ketoacyl-ACP reductase codes for the protein MSPRSAIVTGAGRGIGRGIALELAKKGWSVVVNYSRSAEGAEHVVKEIEAAGGQAAAIGADVSLADDRAKLVEASLAAFGSIDMLVNNAGITSPNRSLDLLDATEEGYDHLMAVNLKGPFFLTQLVARHMIEAAKDKAGHHLRYIVNISSLSAYAVSVNRSDYCMAKMAMNMMTQIWAARLAEYGVRVYEIRPGIIASDMTAGVKDKYEKLIHEEAMLPIARWGEAADVGKAVAMLGEGSLAYSTGETINVDGGYHIRRL
- a CDS encoding GTP cyclohydrolase I FolE2, with protein sequence MELLMSSRTADHAAGTPLSDVQASLDTRRIAIDKVGVKDVTYPIRLRMPCGSEQHTVAKVNMYVSLPHHQKGTHMSRFLEVLNEHAQEIDPTDIMAICHDIKERLNAAEAHLELAFTYFINKKAPVTGSPGLMDYQVTFEATSNGADDFVMGVKAPATSLCPCSKTISAYGAHNQRCVLEAKVRFKGMMWIEELVSICENAASTQVYSVLKRPDEKYVTEAAFDNPKFVEDIVRDLAGALDADERIIWYSINSENFESIHNHNAYAAIEKDKR